From the Mesoaciditoga lauensis cd-1655R = DSM 25116 genome, the window GGCTTCAGCTGCTGGAATCACTAAAATAGGAGTGGTTTTGGGTCATAACTCAGAAGAAGTGCAAAACGTCCTTCCGACGGGCGTTGAAGTTTACATTCAGTCAAAGCAGCTTGGAACGGCTGATGCTGTTAAGTGCGCTCGCAATTTCTTAGATGGAAAAGTCGTGGTGCTTTACGGTGACGCACCTTTGATCAAGCCGGAAACGATAAAAAGATTGGCTTCTTCTGAAGCTGATATGAGCATACTGACGGCGAAAGTATCAGATCCCACAGGCTATGGAAGAATAGTGAGGGAGAACGGCCGCATATCAAAGATAGTGGAACAAGCAGATGCAAACGAAGAGACGTTAAAAATAAATGAAATAAACAGTGGCATGTATGCCTTTAAAAGTGAGGCTTTAAAGTTCGCACTTGATAAGATAAAGTCTTCCAACAAAAAAGGCGAGTATTATCTTACCGATGCGGTTGAGATATTGTTAAATAACGACTACAAGGTTGACACGATAGAAGTAGAAGATTCGCAAGAAATACTTGGTGCAAACACACAAAGGGAACTGGCCAATTTGGCAAAAATAGCAAGAGAACGCATTTTGGATGATCTGATGGAAAAAGGCGTTACAATAGAAGACCCAACGAGCACATTTATAGGGCCGGATGTGAATGTAGAAGCCGGAGTCATCGTAAAGCCCTTTACGTTTATATACGGTAAAACTACCATTGAAAGTGAGTCTGTGATAGGTCCACAAACAACTTTAAGAGATACTTTTGTTGGTAGAAACAGTTATGTGGTAAGATCGGAGTGCGAAGGTGCCGACATTTCAAATGGATGCGGCGTTGGGCCTTTTTCACGATTAAGGCCAGGGACGAGATTGGAAAAGAATGTAAAAATTGGGAACTTTGTCGAGGTCAAGAATTCTCATATTTTCGAAGGAGTAAAGGCACAGCATCTCACGTATCTAGGTGATGCTACAGTTGAAGAAAACACCAACATCGGTGCAGGTACCATAACATGCAATTACGATGGAATTAGAAAGAACAAAACGTTCATAGGGAAAAACGCTTTTATAGGTTCAAATACGGCCCTTGTGGCACCTGTAGAAATCGGAGAGGGAGCTTTGATAGGCGCGGGTTCCGTTATAACGGAAAATGTGCCTTCTTTTGCTTTGGCGCTTGGAAGAGCCCGACAGGTTAACAAGGAAAAATGGGTCTTGAAAAAAATGGAGGAAAACCATGAAAAGTGAGTTGAAAATTTTAGGCGGATCGTCCAATGAGGAACTCCTGGAAAGAATATGTGCCTATGTCAATGTTTCACCCACTTCTGTTGAGTTATCACGCTTTTCTGATGGGGAAATAAATTTTAGGATAGGAGAAACTGTTAGGGGACACGATGTTTTCGTAATTCAGTCCACATCTACTCCGGTCAATGACAACTTCATGGAACTCTTGATAATGATCGATGCGCTAAAAAGAGCATCAGCGAATAGCATAGCTGTTGTAATGCCGTACTACGGGTATGCTCGCCAGGATAGAAAAGCTAAGGGACGTGATCCCATAACTGCTAAACTTGTCGCGAACCTTTTAACGGTGGCAGGAGCAACAAGGGTGCTGACGGTTGATCTCCATGCCGAACAGATTCAAGGCTTTTTCGATATCCCTGTGGATAATTTGCAAGCATTCCCGGTTTTTTTCAAAGCCCTGAAAAAATACGAAACTTTTGACAAAGAAAAAACGGTTATAGTTGCCCCAGACGTTGGAGCGGTAAAAAGAGCCAGGAAAATAGCTGAAAAATTCGGTGTTCCCATGGCGATCCTCGATAAAAGAAGACCAAAAGACAACGTGGCTGAGGCACTTCATGTTATAGGTGAAGTTGATGGTATGACGGCCATAATGTTTGATGATATAATCGATACCGCCAGGACGTTGGTGGCAGGTGCAAATTTATTGAAAAAACATGGAGCAAAGAAAATAATTTCATGCGCTACCCATGGTATATTCTCTGGAGAAGCGTTGAAGATATTGGATGACTCTCCAATAGATCATGTATACGTAACGGATACTATTTATCATGAGAGTTTACCAGAGAAAATCTCGGTTGTTTCAATAGCTCCGCTGTTGGGTGAAGCTATTATGAGAATAAGAAAGAACTTGTCGGTAAGTATATTGTTCAGATAATTCAGATTCAGATAAGGAGGAGTTTTTTATGGCTTTAACTTTAGAAGCGGCAATCAGGAAAGATGGAAAAGCAAAAAGGTTGCTGAGAGAAAGATTGGTCCCCGGAATAGTTTATGGACCAGATAGGGAAAACATCAAAATCCAAATTCCGGAAGCAGAGATAACATCTTTGCTTGAGAAGGCAAGGGAAACGACGCCTGTTCATCTTGTGGTGAAAGGTGAAAATGATACGGAAGAGCTAGATGTTTTCATCAAGAGTATACAGAGACACAAATTAACCACCAAAGTTATCCACGCAGATTTTTATGAACCAGAAAAAGGTAAGGTTATGCACTTCAGGATTCCTCTCAAGTTTGTTGGAGAAGCTGCTGGGGTCAAAACTGGAGGAATATTGGAAGAAGTTATAAGAGAATTGGAAATTGAAGTTCTTCCAAAGGATCTAATCGAAGAAATAGCTGTGGATGTTTCAGCACTTGAGGTTGGTGACTCTTTAAGGGTTAAAGACCTTAACATCCCAGAAAACATGAAGGTTCTTACCGATTTAGATGAAGTGGTAGTTGGAGTAAAGGCTCCGAGAGCTGAAGAAGTTATAACCACAGAAGAAGTGGAAGAAGAAGTGGAACCAGAAGCTATAAAAGAGAAAACGCCTGAAGAAGAAAATAACGAATAATAGTGAAAGAGTTTGTTGTGGTGGGCTTGGGAAATCCAGGCCCACGATACGTTTTTACACGACACAACGTTGGGTTTTTGTTTTTGGATGAATTTTTGAAAAAGTATCCACCCTACGATGTGGGAAAAGAAAGATTGTACATCTCTTACCTTGTGAAGGCGGAAGGTATACATTTTACTTTAATACGCCCTCTCACTTTTATGAATTTAAGTGGGGAGATTTTTGATCATGTCAAAATTTCTGTCCCGCCCTTAGTTGTGCACGATGATCTGGATCTTCCACTGGGGAGAATAAGAATAAAACAAGGGGGTTCTTCTGGAGGCCATAAAGGTGTACAATCTATTATAGAAGCTTTGGGAACTTCTGATTTCCCCCGTTTAAGAGTGGGGATAGGTCCAAAAACTTCTAATGCAGTTGATTTTGTACTTTCCGAGTTTGATGACAAAGAATTAGAAATTCTTTACAAATCACTTGAGTTATGTGTTGAGGCAACGATGGATAGCGCAAAATATGGATTGAGTTTTGCAATGAACAAGTTCAATGGTGTGAGGGTGATCTGATGGAGAAAAAATGTTCTGTTTGCGGCAAGAAAGCAGACATCGTTGTAACCGTCTATTTAGAAGGCTTTACGAAAGAGATTGCTTATTGTAGGGAATGCCTGAAAAACAGTATAAATTCTTTTAAAAATGACAAACTTCGTTTGAATTTAGATGCATGGAGCATTATGAATTCAAAGCCCAAAGTGGATGTGGCAATGGAATTGATCGAAGTGGACAGCGTTTCTTTTTTAAATGAGAGTGAAAAAAGAATGCTTGGCACCGAGCTGAAAGAACAAGAAAGGGTGAAATACGAAATCTCACATTTAAGAAGAAAGATGGCGAAAGCCATAAGAGATGAAAATTATGAGTTGGCCGATATTCTTCAGCGAGAGATAAAGCGTTTGAAATCCACCTTTAAGAAAGCAAAATGAAGTTTGATAGTTTTACATCCTTGAAAAAAGAATCAAGAGCGACGTTGAAGATTAAACGTTCTATCTTTATTGCGAGCGCTTCTTTTGTAAAGAATGAAAGTGAAGCAAAAGCCTTTATTTCAAGGATATCTTCGGAATTTAAAGATGCCACTCATAATTGTTGGGCTTATAAAATCGGTGAGCTTGAGCATTCATCTGATGTAGGAGAGCCTTCTGGAACAGCAGGGAGGCCGATTCTTTCAAGCATAAAATCACTGGGATTGGACAGAGTTGCGGTGGTTGTGACAAGGTACTTTGGAGGGGTGAAACTTGGAATAAGGGGACTTATAGAAGCCTATTCCGCTGCGGCGCGTCAAGTTCTAAATGGTGAACACGAAAGATTTTTAATAGGAAAAAAGGTAAAAGTTGAAGTGGACTACCAAAACTTCGATAAAATGGTTTACAAATTTAGAAAAGCCGGATATTTTTATTTTTCACCTCCACAATTTATGGAAAAGGTAACGCTAGAACTTTTTGTTCCGTTGAAAGAAGAAGTTGATTTTTCAAAGGATGTTACAGACGCCGAGATCGCGGAGGGAAACTTGCTAAAAATCTGACTTTCTATGGGCTTCTAGAAGTTCATAATCCAAAAATTGGATGGTGAAACAGTAGAGAAGCGATGAAAATGCCGTAAAAACGGCATTTTTTGTTTGGCATGAAATTCGCTTAACTGCAAAGAAAGGAAGGTGAAGAACTTTGTCAAGAACAGTTGTAATCAAAGGAAGCATAATAGATAATTACGCTCAGATCATCTCTAACCCTTTGTTTGAAAAGATAGTAAGAGAGTATGTGGAAGTGTTAAAAAACAGTGATCCAAAGCTTCTTCATGCGCTCATGAAAAGCGAGAAATCAAAGAAAATAAACTTTGATAAAATCATGAGTTTTTTGTACCAATTAACGTTTAAACCTCTTAAAGAAGAAAATGAAGATAAAGCGCTTTTGCATAAATTTATCGAAGGGTTGTATGATTTTTGGCGTAAAAAACATCGTTTCGTGATCAAGCGTGAAAGATATTTAAAGTCTTTCGATGCAAGACTTAACGCCATGAAAGAGGCAGAACTTGTAGGAGAAACTTTCGAAAAAACCGTAAGAAACGTTTATCGTTCCATGGAAAACAACATTTCAGTTAAGACGGAGAAAATTTTGCGCCAAGTTTCCAGTGGAGCGCAAGCCATATTCATAGTTGATAAATCGAGAATGAAATATGAAGAAAGAATGGAATACGCCTGGATGTATTCAGTACCTTTCATTTGGAGTGTTATTTATGAGCCACCGGTGATATTCTACACAAATTCCAACAAAAGGAAAGGAGTATTTCCCGTCATCAAGAGAGGATTT encodes:
- the glmU gene encoding bifunctional UDP-N-acetylglucosamine diphosphorylase/glucosamine-1-phosphate N-acetyltransferase GlmU, with product MKRVLILAGGLGKRMRSPKPKVLHEILEKPLISWVIDAASAAGITKIGVVLGHNSEEVQNVLPTGVEVYIQSKQLGTADAVKCARNFLDGKVVVLYGDAPLIKPETIKRLASSEADMSILTAKVSDPTGYGRIVRENGRISKIVEQADANEETLKINEINSGMYAFKSEALKFALDKIKSSNKKGEYYLTDAVEILLNNDYKVDTIEVEDSQEILGANTQRELANLAKIARERILDDLMEKGVTIEDPTSTFIGPDVNVEAGVIVKPFTFIYGKTTIESESVIGPQTTLRDTFVGRNSYVVRSECEGADISNGCGVGPFSRLRPGTRLEKNVKIGNFVEVKNSHIFEGVKAQHLTYLGDATVEENTNIGAGTITCNYDGIRKNKTFIGKNAFIGSNTALVAPVEIGEGALIGAGSVITENVPSFALALGRARQVNKEKWVLKKMEENHEK
- a CDS encoding ribose-phosphate diphosphokinase, whose translation is MKSELKILGGSSNEELLERICAYVNVSPTSVELSRFSDGEINFRIGETVRGHDVFVIQSTSTPVNDNFMELLIMIDALKRASANSIAVVMPYYGYARQDRKAKGRDPITAKLVANLLTVAGATRVLTVDLHAEQIQGFFDIPVDNLQAFPVFFKALKKYETFDKEKTVIVAPDVGAVKRARKIAEKFGVPMAILDKRRPKDNVAEALHVIGEVDGMTAIMFDDIIDTARTLVAGANLLKKHGAKKIISCATHGIFSGEALKILDDSPIDHVYVTDTIYHESLPEKISVVSIAPLLGEAIMRIRKNLSVSILFR
- a CDS encoding 50S ribosomal protein L25, whose amino-acid sequence is MALTLEAAIRKDGKAKRLLRERLVPGIVYGPDRENIKIQIPEAEITSLLEKARETTPVHLVVKGENDTEELDVFIKSIQRHKLTTKVIHADFYEPEKGKVMHFRIPLKFVGEAAGVKTGGILEEVIRELEIEVLPKDLIEEIAVDVSALEVGDSLRVKDLNIPENMKVLTDLDEVVVGVKAPRAEEVITTEEVEEEVEPEAIKEKTPEEENNE
- the pth gene encoding aminoacyl-tRNA hydrolase; this encodes MKEFVVVGLGNPGPRYVFTRHNVGFLFLDEFLKKYPPYDVGKERLYISYLVKAEGIHFTLIRPLTFMNLSGEIFDHVKISVPPLVVHDDLDLPLGRIRIKQGGSSGGHKGVQSIIEALGTSDFPRLRVGIGPKTSNAVDFVLSEFDDKELEILYKSLELCVEATMDSAKYGLSFAMNKFNGVRVI
- a CDS encoding UvrB/UvrC motif-containing protein → MEKKCSVCGKKADIVVTVYLEGFTKEIAYCRECLKNSINSFKNDKLRLNLDAWSIMNSKPKVDVAMELIEVDSVSFLNESEKRMLGTELKEQERVKYEISHLRRKMAKAIRDENYELADILQREIKRLKSTFKKAK
- a CDS encoding IMPACT family protein yields the protein MKFDSFTSLKKESRATLKIKRSIFIASASFVKNESEAKAFISRISSEFKDATHNCWAYKIGELEHSSDVGEPSGTAGRPILSSIKSLGLDRVAVVVTRYFGGVKLGIRGLIEAYSAAARQVLNGEHERFLIGKKVKVEVDYQNFDKMVYKFRKAGYFYFSPPQFMEKVTLELFVPLKEEVDFSKDVTDAEIAEGNLLKI